From Streptomyces chrestomyceticus JCM 4735, one genomic window encodes:
- the smpB gene encoding SsrA-binding protein SmpB, with protein MAKANKKNNKKDDGTGRKLIAQHKKARHDYLILDTYECGLVLTGTEVKSLRQGRASLVDGFVQIDRGEAWLHNVHIPEYAQGTWTNHSARRKRKLLLHRLEIDKLESKSQETSHTIVPLSLYFKNGRAKVEIALAKGKKEYDKRQTLREQQDRREADRAISAAKRRERA; from the coding sequence ATGGCTAAGGCGAACAAGAAGAACAACAAGAAGGACGACGGGACCGGCCGCAAGCTCATCGCCCAGCACAAGAAGGCGCGGCACGACTACCTCATCCTGGACACGTACGAATGCGGGCTGGTGCTGACCGGCACCGAGGTCAAGTCGCTGCGCCAGGGCCGGGCGTCCCTGGTCGACGGCTTCGTGCAGATCGACCGCGGCGAGGCGTGGCTGCACAACGTGCACATCCCGGAGTACGCCCAGGGCACCTGGACCAACCACAGTGCGCGCCGCAAGCGCAAGCTGCTGCTGCACCGCCTGGAGATCGACAAGCTGGAGTCGAAGTCGCAGGAGACCAGCCACACGATCGTGCCGCTGTCGCTGTACTTCAAGAACGGCCGCGCGAAGGTCGAGATCGCGCTCGCCAAGGGCAAGAAGGAGTACGACAAGCGGCAGACGCTGCGGGAGCAGCAGGACCGGCGCGAGGCGGACCGGGCGATCTCGGCGGCCAAGCGGCGCGAGCGGGCCTGA
- a CDS encoding MFS transporter, with the protein MILFLAARPVTAPPVRPATPPARRRRRRSPAALRRVLAPYGRIFAVPGTRAFTAANLLARLPMGMFSVSAILMIAGSRGSYALAGAVTATGLAATAVAGPWTARLVDRYGQARVAVPATALAVLGSLALLLCVHFGAPSWTLFAAYACTASTPNTGGMARARWAHLLRDDPRALHTANSFEQAADEVCFMLGPVLAAFLCTGLFPEAGTLTGAVLLLTGVLLFAAQRRTEPPVAPASARHGAGQLVTSLLPLLLTFLATGAVFGSLEVVTIGFTDAHGQRAVAGALLALQAAGSCAAGLLYGVLRPAGPADRRFVLCVTAMAALMWLPFAAAGAGGGVLLAAALLLAGMATAPTMVTGMGLIQSRVPAGRLNEGMTLAVTALLTGIAAGSAGGGWAVQHLPAGTPAGYTVPAAAGALALTAAVTAHAVRARRPA; encoded by the coding sequence GTGATCCTCTTCCTCGCCGCCCGGCCCGTGACCGCCCCGCCCGTCCGCCCCGCTACGCCGCCCGCCCGTCGTCGGCGCCGCCGCTCCCCCGCCGCGCTCCGACGCGTACTCGCGCCGTACGGACGGATCTTCGCCGTCCCCGGCACCCGCGCCTTCACCGCCGCCAACCTCCTCGCCCGGCTGCCCATGGGCATGTTCAGCGTCAGCGCGATCCTGATGATCGCCGGGTCGCGCGGCTCGTACGCGCTGGCCGGGGCCGTCACCGCGACAGGGCTCGCGGCGACGGCGGTCGCCGGGCCGTGGACGGCGCGGCTGGTCGACCGGTACGGACAGGCCAGGGTCGCCGTCCCCGCGACGGCACTGGCCGTGCTCGGGTCGCTGGCGCTGCTGCTGTGTGTCCACTTCGGTGCGCCGTCCTGGACGCTGTTCGCCGCGTACGCCTGCACCGCGTCCACACCGAACACCGGCGGCATGGCACGCGCCCGCTGGGCCCACCTCCTGCGGGACGACCCGCGCGCGCTGCACACCGCCAACTCCTTCGAGCAGGCGGCGGACGAGGTGTGCTTCATGCTCGGACCGGTGCTGGCGGCCTTCCTGTGCACCGGGCTCTTCCCGGAGGCGGGCACGCTGACCGGCGCGGTGCTGCTGCTGACGGGCGTGCTGCTGTTCGCCGCCCAGCGCCGTACGGAGCCGCCGGTCGCACCCGCGTCCGCCCGCCACGGCGCCGGACAACTGGTGACGTCGCTGCTCCCCCTCCTGCTGACCTTCCTTGCCACCGGCGCGGTCTTCGGCTCGCTGGAGGTCGTCACGATCGGTTTCACCGACGCGCACGGGCAGCGCGCCGTGGCGGGCGCGCTGCTCGCCCTCCAGGCGGCCGGGTCCTGCGCGGCGGGCCTGCTGTACGGGGTGCTGCGCCCGGCCGGGCCGGCGGACCGCCGCTTCGTACTGTGCGTGACCGCGATGGCCGCGCTGATGTGGCTGCCGTTCGCGGCAGCGGGCGCGGGCGGCGGGGTCCTCCTGGCGGCCGCCCTCCTGCTCGCCGGGATGGCCACGGCGCCGACCATGGTCACCGGGATGGGGCTGATCCAGTCCCGGGTGCCGGCCGGGCGCCTGAACGAGGGCATGACGCTGGCCGTCACGGCGCTGCTGACCGGCATCGCGGCGGGCTCGGCGGGCGGCGGCTGGGCCGTGCAGCACCTGCCCGCCGGCACCCCCGCGGGCTACACCGTGCCCGCCGCGGCGGGCGCCCTGGCCCTGACCGCGGCCGTCACCGCCCACGCCGTACGGGCCCGGCGGCCCGCGTGA
- a CDS encoding LysR family transcriptional regulator: MPRDLDPRLLRAFTAVADELHFTRAAARLYVAQQALSRDIRRLEREVGADLFDRTTRRVTLTEDGTRLLPYARRVLAAHDDLAAAFRAPDDRPLLVDVSVPMGTAHAVLEEARRLAPACELVARYHSGLTGAAAELAAGRLDVSFGRIAGLPPAVRARLEHQPVRYEPMAVLLDADHPLAARPAVPLADLAGETLYAGDGNPHTAEWTDLAARLFAGRDIAMAAPFPEIEGSAEFMRVVRKQGWSVLASVEFINVPGMALRPVTDPVPLSPVSLVWRRGLRHAGLDALRTACRRLAAERGWLRRPEGPVWLPDEDAALMANGR; encoded by the coding sequence GTGCCCCGAGACCTCGACCCGCGCCTGCTCCGCGCCTTCACCGCCGTCGCCGACGAACTGCACTTCACCCGCGCCGCCGCCCGGCTGTACGTCGCCCAGCAGGCACTGAGCCGCGACATCCGGCGGCTGGAACGGGAGGTGGGCGCCGACCTCTTCGACCGTACGACGCGCCGGGTCACCCTCACCGAGGACGGCACCCGGCTGCTCCCGTACGCGCGCCGGGTGCTGGCCGCCCACGACGACCTGGCCGCCGCCTTCCGCGCCCCCGACGACCGTCCGCTGCTGGTCGACGTCAGCGTCCCCATGGGCACGGCGCACGCCGTCCTGGAGGAAGCCCGCCGCCTGGCCCCCGCCTGCGAACTCGTCGCGCGCTACCACAGCGGCCTGACCGGCGCGGCGGCCGAACTCGCCGCCGGGCGGCTGGACGTGTCCTTCGGGCGGATTGCCGGACTGCCCCCGGCCGTCCGGGCCCGCCTGGAGCACCAGCCCGTACGGTACGAGCCGATGGCCGTCCTGCTGGACGCGGACCACCCGCTGGCGGCCCGCCCCGCCGTCCCCCTGGCCGACCTGGCGGGCGAGACCCTCTACGCCGGGGACGGGAACCCGCACACCGCCGAGTGGACCGACCTCGCCGCGCGCCTCTTCGCCGGGCGGGACATCGCGATGGCGGCGCCGTTCCCGGAGATCGAGGGATCGGCGGAGTTCATGCGGGTGGTGCGCAAGCAGGGCTGGTCGGTGCTGGCCAGCGTGGAGTTCATCAATGTGCCCGGTATGGCGCTGCGGCCGGTCACCGACCCCGTGCCGCTCTCGCCGGTGTCCCTGGTGTGGCGGCGCGGCCTGCGCCACGCGGGCCTGGACGCGCTGCGGACGGCCTGCCGGAGGCTGGCGGCCGAGCGGGGCTGGCTGCGGCGGCCGGAGGGCCCGGTGTGGCTGCCGGACGAGGACGCCGCGTTGATGGCGAACGGCCGATGA
- a CDS encoding DUF4232 domain-containing protein gives MRKRPLTAAALAVLALSGGLVACDDPRVDALHAKCTTKDLKWKVTVLKKKARATHREGRLSAVNTGGKCVFGGYPAFRVYLGKGPFANGVGQGRTRPVGLASGGSVVIDFRYRDPAGARPARDDCFTNGHAVAAAPRDTGNDAMAPIQDEKGRETGMDVCGDVIRMAPPRAAG, from the coding sequence GTGCGCAAGCGTCCGCTGACCGCGGCGGCCCTGGCCGTGCTCGCCCTGAGCGGCGGCCTGGTCGCCTGTGACGACCCGCGCGTCGACGCGCTGCACGCGAAATGCACGACCAAGGACCTGAAGTGGAAGGTCACGGTCCTGAAGAAGAAGGCGCGCGCCACGCACCGGGAAGGCCGGCTCTCGGCGGTCAACACCGGCGGCAAGTGCGTCTTCGGCGGCTACCCGGCCTTCCGGGTGTACCTCGGCAAGGGGCCCTTCGCGAACGGCGTCGGGCAGGGCCGGACGCGGCCGGTGGGTCTGGCCAGCGGTGGAAGCGTCGTGATCGATTTCCGGTACCGGGACCCCGCGGGCGCGCGGCCGGCTCGCGACGACTGCTTCACCAACGGCCACGCCGTGGCGGCGGCACCCCGCGACACCGGCAACGACGCGATGGCGCCGATACAGGACGAGAAGGGCCGGGAGACCGGGATGGACGTCTGCGGCGACGTGATCCGGATGGCACCGCCGCGGGCCGCCGGCTGA
- a CDS encoding lasso peptide biosynthesis B2 protein — translation MSIPVALGVPARLSFAERCAARCCVAAARLLTHCSPRTLCRALEAVRRGARPATAPEAARARHAVVTVSLRCAGNGCLQRSVATALLCRLRGHWPQWCTGVRTEPFRAHAWVAVDGRPVGEPDDTRLYQPLLTVPR, via the coding sequence GTGAGCATCCCGGTCGCCCTGGGCGTGCCCGCGCGCCTGTCCTTCGCGGAACGCTGCGCGGCCCGCTGCTGCGTCGCCGCGGCCCGCCTCCTGACGCACTGCTCCCCCCGCACGCTGTGCCGCGCGCTGGAGGCCGTACGGCGCGGCGCCCGCCCCGCCACCGCACCGGAAGCCGCGCGTGCCCGGCACGCCGTCGTCACGGTCAGCCTGCGCTGTGCGGGCAACGGCTGTCTGCAACGCTCCGTGGCGACCGCCCTGTTGTGCCGTCTGCGCGGCCACTGGCCCCAGTGGTGCACGGGCGTCCGTACGGAACCGTTCCGCGCCCACGCGTGGGTGGCGGTGGACGGCCGTCCCGTGGGCGAGCCCGACGACACCCGGCTCTACCAGCCGTTGCTGACCGTCCCCCGGTAG
- a CDS encoding asparagine synthase-related protein: protein MHAVPPGHCLTLGADGRHGTARWWQAPQPDLWLEDAAESVRDALTEAVRVRTRRPALSADLSGGMDSTSLCFLAAREDTRLITTAWVCRDEANDDTVWSGHGAALLRAAEHLPLPYADAPTWYTPPPPAHTDPAGPLAVIRESARLSHLARLVAARGSRTHLVGVGGDELFSPRPVALNSLARTDFRSAARRACTARRLGRWTLVDTLRTLFGGVPYPQWLESCADRIVPGVRSGDSGADWEVVPAMPPWAHPDAVSTVRRLVRDAAAGAPEPFAPLRCQHETLRAAARAGEIVRGAAALTARHGVTFEAPFLDDTVIEAALAVRLVDQVAVGSYKPLLSAAMRGILPDAVRARGTKGEHSAEVYAGLRRHRRALSALCDDSHLAGLGLIRPEVLRTALTSLQPLAHTLHPLDPTLAAEYWLRSLRETQAPVPTRPTVPAAEGA from the coding sequence GTGCACGCCGTACCGCCGGGCCACTGCCTGACGCTCGGCGCCGACGGGCGGCACGGCACGGCGCGCTGGTGGCAGGCCCCGCAGCCCGATCTGTGGCTGGAGGACGCCGCCGAGTCCGTACGGGACGCGCTGACCGAGGCGGTACGGGTGCGCACCCGCCGCCCGGCGCTCAGCGCCGACCTCTCCGGCGGCATGGACTCCACCAGCCTGTGCTTCCTCGCCGCCCGTGAGGACACCCGGCTGATCACCACGGCCTGGGTGTGCCGGGACGAGGCCAACGACGACACCGTGTGGAGCGGCCACGGCGCGGCCCTGCTCCGCGCCGCCGAGCACCTTCCCCTCCCCTACGCCGACGCGCCCACCTGGTACACACCCCCGCCGCCCGCGCACACCGACCCGGCGGGCCCGCTCGCCGTGATCCGGGAGAGCGCCCGGCTCAGCCACCTGGCGCGCCTCGTCGCCGCCCGCGGCTCCCGTACGCATCTGGTCGGCGTCGGCGGTGACGAACTGTTCTCCCCGCGCCCGGTGGCGCTGAACTCCCTGGCCCGTACGGACTTCCGGTCCGCCGCCCGGCGCGCGTGCACGGCCCGCCGCCTCGGCCGCTGGACGCTGGTGGACACCCTGCGCACCCTGTTCGGCGGCGTCCCGTACCCGCAGTGGCTGGAGTCCTGCGCCGACCGGATCGTGCCCGGTGTGCGGTCCGGGGACAGCGGCGCCGACTGGGAGGTCGTACCGGCCATGCCGCCGTGGGCGCATCCGGACGCGGTGTCCACCGTGCGCCGTCTGGTGCGCGACGCCGCCGCCGGGGCGCCCGAGCCCTTCGCGCCGCTGCGCTGCCAGCACGAGACGCTGCGGGCCGCCGCCCGCGCCGGGGAGATCGTGCGCGGCGCGGCCGCCCTGACCGCGCGGCACGGCGTCACCTTCGAGGCGCCGTTCCTCGACGACACCGTCATCGAGGCCGCGCTGGCCGTGCGCCTCGTGGACCAGGTCGCGGTCGGCTCGTACAAGCCGCTGCTCAGCGCGGCCATGCGCGGCATCCTGCCGGACGCGGTGCGGGCCCGGGGCACCAAGGGCGAACACAGCGCCGAGGTCTACGCGGGCCTGCGCCGCCACCGCCGAGCCCTGTCCGCCCTCTGTGACGACTCGCACCTGGCCGGGCTGGGCCTGATCCGGCCCGAGGTGCTGCGGACGGCCCTGACCTCGCTCCAGCCGCTCGCGCACACCCTGCACCCCCTCGACCCCACCCTGGCGGCCGAGTACTGGCTGCGCTCCCTCCGGGAGACGCAGGCCCCCGTCCCCACCCGCCCCACCGTTCCCGCCGCGGAAGGAGCCTGA
- a CDS encoding lasso RiPP family leader peptide-containing protein has protein sequence MPEIHEQTETVEYEAPELAEAGEFAELTLGFHGHHWDAFGGRGHGWW, from the coding sequence ATGCCCGAGATCCATGAACAGACCGAGACGGTGGAGTACGAAGCGCCGGAGCTGGCCGAGGCCGGTGAGTTCGCCGAGCTGACGCTCGGGTTCCACGGCCACCACTGGGACGCCTTCGGAGGCCGCGGCCACGGCTGGTGGTGA
- a CDS encoding nitrate/nitrite transporter: MTGTDATAETGTAATTETTATEATTATTGTATGGDAAARAPAPTRGPGHWIEHWDPEDETFWRGHGRRIARRNLALSILCEHIGFSVWSLWSVLVLFMGPEYGIDAAGKFFLVAVPTLVGAVLRVPYTFAVARFGGRNWTVFSAALLLVPTAAAACAVRPGTSYTVFLLVAALAGVGGGNFASSMTNINSFYPLRKKGWALGLNAGGGNIGVPVVQLLGLLVIATAGAAHPRLVLAVYLPLIVIAAVLAALFMDNLRPVRNDTGAARDAARDPHTWIVSLLYVGTFGSFIGYGFAFGLVLQTQFARTPLQAASLTFLGPLLGSLVRPVGGRLADRYGGARITLATFAAMALATGVVIAASARHSLGVFLAGFVALFVLSGLGNGSTYKMIPGIFQAKALAKGLTGEAAAAHGRRLAGAAMGLIGAVGALGGLGVNLAFRQAFRAGGSGTPAFVAFLGCYALCSAVTWAVYLRRTAATVAVREREAAEPALAEV; this comes from the coding sequence ATGACGGGCACCGACGCGACGGCGGAAACGGGCACGGCAGCAACGACGGAAACGACGGCGACGGAAGCAACGACGGCAACGACAGGAACAGCCACGGGCGGAGACGCAGCGGCCCGCGCCCCCGCCCCCACCCGGGGCCCCGGCCACTGGATCGAGCACTGGGACCCGGAGGACGAGACCTTCTGGCGCGGCCACGGGCGCCGGATCGCCCGGCGCAACCTCGCGCTCTCCATCCTCTGCGAGCACATCGGGTTCTCCGTCTGGAGCCTGTGGTCGGTGCTGGTGCTCTTCATGGGCCCCGAGTACGGGATCGACGCGGCCGGAAAGTTCTTCCTGGTGGCGGTGCCGACGCTGGTGGGGGCGGTGCTGCGGGTGCCGTACACCTTCGCGGTGGCGCGGTTCGGCGGCCGCAACTGGACGGTGTTCAGTGCGGCGTTGCTGCTGGTTCCCACCGCCGCCGCGGCGTGCGCGGTGCGGCCGGGCACCTCGTACACCGTCTTTCTCCTGGTCGCGGCGCTGGCGGGGGTCGGCGGCGGCAACTTCGCCTCGTCCATGACGAACATCAACTCCTTCTACCCGCTGCGCAAGAAGGGCTGGGCGCTCGGCCTCAACGCGGGCGGCGGCAACATCGGCGTGCCCGTCGTCCAGTTGCTGGGGCTGCTCGTGATCGCGACGGCCGGCGCGGCGCACCCCCGGCTGGTGCTCGCGGTCTACCTGCCGCTGATCGTGATCGCCGCCGTACTGGCGGCTCTGTTCATGGACAACCTGCGCCCCGTGCGCAACGACACCGGAGCGGCCAGGGACGCCGCCCGCGACCCGCACACCTGGATCGTCTCGCTCCTCTACGTCGGCACCTTCGGCTCGTTCATCGGCTACGGCTTCGCCTTCGGCCTGGTCCTGCAGACCCAGTTCGCGCGCACGCCCCTCCAGGCGGCGTCGCTGACCTTCCTCGGGCCGCTGCTCGGCTCGCTGGTGCGGCCGGTGGGCGGCCGGCTGGCGGACCGGTACGGCGGGGCCCGCATCACCCTGGCCACCTTCGCGGCGATGGCCCTGGCCACGGGCGTGGTGATCGCGGCGTCGGCGCGGCACTCGCTGGGCGTCTTCCTCGCCGGGTTCGTCGCCCTGTTCGTGCTCAGCGGCCTCGGCAACGGCTCCACGTACAAGATGATCCCCGGCATCTTCCAGGCCAAGGCGCTGGCGAAGGGTCTGACCGGCGAGGCGGCCGCGGCCCACGGGCGGCGGCTGGCCGGCGCGGCGATGGGACTGATCGGCGCCGTCGGCGCGCTCGGTGGACTCGGCGTCAACCTCGCCTTCCGCCAGGCGTTCCGGGCCGGGGGCTCCGGAACCCCGGCGTTCGTGGCCTTCCTCGGCTGTTACGCGCTGTGCTCCGCGGTGACCTGGGCCGTATACCTGAGGCGTACGGCGGCCACCGTGGCCGTACGGGAGCGGGAGGCGGCGGAGCCCGCGCTCGCGGAGGTGTGA
- a CDS encoding uroporphyrinogen-III synthase: MHEGEHDERHDDGAQDGAPDGAGRPGDPARDGAEAPLDAAPDAAPVTPDVRPLDGFTVGVTAARRAEELGALLERRGAQVLHAPALRIVPLPDDTELLAATQDLIDRAPDVVIATTAIGFRGWIEAAEGWGLGEALLARLGAVELLARGPKVKGAIRAAGLTETWSPQSESLAEVLDRLLEEGVRGRRIALQLHGEPLPGFVESLRAGGAEVVGVPVYRWMPPADIGPVDRLLDAAVGRALDAITFTSAPAAASLLRRAEERGLRDGLLDALRRDVLPACVGPVTALPLEAHEVTTYQPERFRLGPLVQLLCRELPGRVRPLTVAGRRVEIRGQAVLVDGALRPVPPAGMALLRALARRPGWVVSRADLLRALPGAGRDEHAVETAMARLRGALGAPKLIQTVVKRGYRLALDPRLGAKYGDG; encoded by the coding sequence ATGCACGAGGGCGAGCACGACGAGCGTCACGACGACGGCGCACAGGACGGGGCACCGGACGGCGCGGGGCGGCCCGGCGATCCGGCGCGGGACGGCGCAGAGGCCCCGCTGGACGCCGCGCCGGACGCGGCCCCGGTCACCCCGGACGTACGCCCCCTGGACGGCTTCACCGTCGGAGTGACCGCCGCCCGCCGCGCTGAGGAGCTGGGCGCCCTGCTCGAACGGCGCGGCGCCCAGGTCCTGCACGCCCCCGCGCTGCGCATTGTGCCGCTGCCGGACGACACCGAACTGCTCGCCGCCACCCAGGACCTGATCGACCGGGCCCCGGACGTGGTGATCGCGACCACCGCGATCGGCTTCCGGGGCTGGATCGAGGCAGCCGAGGGCTGGGGGCTCGGCGAGGCGCTGCTCGCCCGGCTCGGCGCCGTCGAGCTGCTGGCCCGCGGCCCGAAGGTCAAGGGCGCGATCCGCGCGGCCGGGCTGACGGAGACCTGGTCGCCGCAGTCGGAGTCGCTGGCGGAGGTGCTGGACCGGCTGCTGGAGGAGGGCGTGCGCGGGCGCCGGATCGCCCTCCAGTTGCACGGCGAACCGCTGCCCGGTTTCGTGGAGTCGCTGCGGGCGGGCGGCGCCGAGGTGGTCGGCGTGCCGGTCTACCGCTGGATGCCGCCCGCCGACATCGGCCCCGTCGACCGGCTGCTGGACGCGGCGGTCGGCCGCGCACTGGACGCGATCACGTTCACCAGCGCGCCCGCCGCCGCCTCGCTGCTGCGCCGCGCCGAGGAACGCGGCCTGCGGGACGGCCTGCTGGACGCGCTGCGCCGCGACGTGCTGCCCGCCTGCGTCGGACCGGTCACCGCGCTGCCCCTCGAAGCGCACGAGGTGACCACGTACCAGCCCGAACGGTTCCGGCTCGGCCCGCTCGTCCAGCTCCTGTGCCGCGAACTGCCGGGCCGCGTCCGCCCGTTGACGGTCGCCGGACGGCGGGTGGAGATCCGCGGACAGGCCGTCCTGGTGGACGGCGCGCTGCGGCCCGTACCCCCGGCGGGGATGGCGCTGCTGCGCGCGCTGGCCCGCCGCCCCGGCTGGGTCGTCTCCCGCGCCGACCTGCTGCGCGCCCTGCCGGGTGCGGGGCGCGACGAGCACGCGGTGGAGACGGCGATGGCCCGGCTGCGGGGGGCGCTCGGCGCGCCCAAGCTGATCCAGACGGTGGTCAAGCGGGGGTACCGGCTGGCGCTCGACCCGCGGCTGGGGGCCAAGTACGGCGACGGGTGA
- a CDS encoding class I SAM-dependent methyltransferase produces the protein MSAKTLLKNRSSLTHKVRYAVSNPARIAPYLKRTARDSWLRLKHPDHVAYYRAVMASDAGRNPEAAVGSRSHERWLALGEMQFSYLMEHGLRPDMRMLDIGCGNLRAGWRFIAHLDTGNYYGIDISPDILISAKKTLATYELQDKLPHLTITQDLTFDFLPDRHFDVVHAHSVFSHSPLSVIDECFRHVGRVLAPGGFFDFTFDRTEGTEHQVLREDFYYRTGTLLALARKHGLEARFMEDWETRPHGQSKIRVTNPA, from the coding sequence ATGTCGGCCAAGACCCTGCTCAAGAACCGTTCCAGCCTGACGCACAAGGTCCGTTACGCGGTCAGCAATCCGGCGCGCATCGCGCCCTACCTCAAGCGCACCGCCCGGGACTCGTGGCTGCGCCTCAAACACCCCGACCACGTCGCGTACTACCGCGCCGTGATGGCCTCCGACGCCGGCCGCAACCCGGAGGCCGCGGTCGGCAGCCGCAGCCACGAACGCTGGCTGGCCCTGGGCGAGATGCAGTTCAGCTATCTGATGGAGCACGGGCTCCGTCCCGACATGCGGATGCTGGACATCGGCTGCGGCAACCTGCGGGCCGGCTGGCGCTTCATCGCCCACCTCGACACCGGCAACTACTACGGCATCGACATCTCGCCGGACATCCTGATATCCGCCAAGAAGACGCTGGCCACCTACGAACTGCAGGACAAGCTCCCGCACCTGACGATCACGCAGGACCTGACCTTCGACTTCCTGCCGGACCGGCACTTCGACGTGGTGCACGCGCACAGCGTGTTCTCGCACTCGCCGCTGTCCGTGATCGACGAGTGCTTCCGGCACGTCGGCCGCGTCCTGGCGCCCGGCGGGTTCTTCGACTTCACCTTCGACCGCACCGAGGGCACCGAGCACCAGGTACTGCGCGAGGACTTCTACTACCGCACCGGGACGCTGCTGGCGCTGGCCCGCAAGCACGGGCTGGAGGCCCGGTTCATGGAGGACTGGGAGACCCGCCCGCACGGTCAGTCCAAGATCCGGGTGACGAACCCCGCGTAG
- a CDS encoding CGNR zinc finger domain-containing protein: MAAPFDLRFDCGRICLDLMATTGRSAERLAGPEQLAAWLVGAGVVPGSAQLGAVDRGWVVRFRMLRELLRRVVHDELRGRAADGDLRLLNAAAAAAPVPPARAVRADDGALVRALAVPPDCAGLLAAVARDAIGMLTDAVARGQLRQCEGESCALVYLDTSRGRRRRWCSSEVCGNRERVARHRRRAEGRAGRPPAVTAQVPLPAVRTVPTNT, translated from the coding sequence ATGGCGGCGCCTTTTGACCTGCGGTTCGACTGCGGGCGGATCTGCCTGGACCTGATGGCCACGACCGGCCGGTCCGCCGAACGGCTGGCCGGCCCCGAACAACTGGCGGCCTGGCTGGTGGGCGCGGGCGTCGTCCCCGGCAGCGCCCAGCTCGGCGCCGTGGACCGCGGCTGGGTCGTACGCTTCCGGATGCTGCGCGAACTGCTGCGCCGCGTCGTCCACGACGAACTGCGCGGCCGGGCCGCCGACGGTGACCTGCGCCTGCTCAACGCGGCGGCCGCCGCCGCGCCGGTCCCGCCCGCCCGCGCCGTACGCGCCGACGACGGCGCCCTCGTCCGGGCGCTCGCCGTACCCCCCGACTGCGCCGGACTGCTGGCGGCGGTGGCGCGGGACGCCATAGGGATGCTGACCGACGCGGTCGCCCGCGGCCAGTTACGGCAGTGCGAGGGCGAGAGCTGCGCGCTGGTGTACCTGGACACCTCGCGCGGGCGGCGGCGCCGGTGGTGCTCCAGCGAGGTGTGCGGAAACCGGGAACGGGTGGCCCGCCACCGCCGGCGGGCGGAGGGCCGCGCGGGCCGGCCGCCCGCCGTGACCGCTCAGGTTCCGCTCCCTGCCGTACGGACGGTGCCGACGAACACGTAA
- a CDS encoding sigma-70 family RNA polymerase sigma factor, translating into MRALYEEHAGPLLAFVLRLVAGDRHRAEDVVQETLLRAWRNAGQLQRATGSVRPWLVTVARRIVIDSHRSRQARPQEVDAGPLESMPAADEIDRALRLMTITEALGDLSAAHREALIETYFKGRTVNEAAEVLRVPAGTVRSRVFYALRSLKLSLEERGVTA; encoded by the coding sequence ATGCGGGCCCTGTACGAGGAGCACGCCGGCCCGCTGCTCGCCTTCGTGCTGCGCCTGGTCGCCGGGGACCGGCACCGGGCGGAGGACGTGGTGCAGGAGACCCTGCTGCGGGCCTGGCGCAACGCCGGCCAGTTGCAGCGCGCGACCGGTTCCGTCCGTCCCTGGCTGGTCACCGTCGCCCGGCGCATCGTCATCGACAGCCACCGCAGCCGTCAGGCACGTCCCCAGGAGGTCGACGCCGGCCCGCTGGAATCGATGCCGGCCGCCGACGAGATCGACCGGGCCCTGCGCCTGATGACGATCACCGAAGCGCTCGGCGACCTCAGTGCGGCCCATCGGGAGGCGTTGATAGAGACCTACTTCAAGGGGCGTACGGTCAATGAGGCGGCCGAAGTCCTCCGGGTGCCGGCCGGGACCGTCCGGTCCCGGGTCTTCTACGCCCTGCGCTCCCTGAAGCTCTCGCTGGAAGAACGAGGAGTGACGGCGTGA